In Candidatus Nomurabacteria bacterium, the following proteins share a genomic window:
- a CDS encoding RNA polymerase sigma factor — translation MQDNPPTDIELVKMTLQQRSSFGFIVDRYEAKLKRYINRLGVRNPDDQLDVLQEIFIKAYKNLNSFDTSLSFSAWIYRIAHNEAISWYRKHKVRPEGHMIADSEEVLGLVSSSADAPDLVFDQNINAEILNKALHKIDEKYREVLILRYFEHLEYDQISDVLKIPIGSVGTLLHRGKKQLYDVLNHESIRIT, via the coding sequence ATGCAAGACAATCCACCAACTGACATAGAATTGGTAAAAATGACGCTGCAACAGCGTAGTTCGTTTGGTTTTATTGTGGATCGTTATGAAGCCAAGCTCAAACGTTACATTAACCGGCTTGGTGTAAGGAATCCTGACGATCAGTTGGATGTTTTGCAGGAAATATTTATAAAGGCCTATAAAAATCTTAATAGTTTTGATACTTCATTATCTTTCTCAGCTTGGATTTATCGTATTGCTCACAATGAGGCAATCAGTTGGTATCGTAAGCATAAAGTTCGTCCTGAAGGGCATATGATTGCGGATAGTGAGGAGGTGTTGGGTTTAGTGAGTTCGTCTGCGGATGCACCTGACCTAGTCTTTGATCAAAACATAAATGCGGAAATATTAAATAAAGCCCTGCATAAGATTGACGAAAAATATCGCGAAGTTTTAATTTTGCGGTATTTTGAACACCTAGAATACGACCAAATATCAGATGTATTAAAAATCCCCATTGGTTCAGTCGGTACTTTGTTGCATCGTGGTAAAAAACAACTTTATGATGTACTAAATCATGAATCTATACGTATTACATAA